The proteins below are encoded in one region of Myxococcales bacterium:
- the lysS gene encoding lysine--tRNA ligase: MATEDELIATRKEKAETLKQAGSLPYPNGFHADNESRKKAFSLITSEAERAKLPTEHDLKDDAEQFVLFGRIIAKRGPFVVFRTPLGDMQSLVRKDELSENEASQFAALDLADHALVKGPLMRTRTGDAAIKAKHYQHIGKAQLPPPAKWHGLTDIEKRYRERYVDLFANPDVATVFRARSLIVSALREFLNEREFLEVETPLLHPLRGGATAKPFQTHHNALDSKLYLRIAPELYLKRLLVGGLERVYEIGRSFRNEGISTRHNPEFTMLEFYMAYADCDDLIALCEAMIKHVDAHLLDKFPQFSAERSVDFSENWAKVSIRQSIADCLTKLDEQELGPWREALGAQGVFDESTVNNALLKNTASLEKRAQIELSKCKSYGQNVFFLFEHLVEGRLTQLYRNQAGDKSLPVFITEYPIEVSPLARPNDSDPRWVDRFELFVEGRELANAFSELNDPDIQAERFKAQLQNRSAGDEEAMDFDADYIRALQHGMPNAGGFGLGVDRLVMTLCSQHSIRDVLLFPLLKPETDERA; encoded by the coding sequence ATGGCGACCGAAGACGAGCTCATTGCCACGCGAAAAGAGAAGGCTGAAACGTTAAAGCAGGCAGGAAGCCTTCCTTACCCCAACGGCTTTCATGCAGACAACGAAAGCCGAAAAAAAGCGTTTTCATTAATCACAAGCGAAGCGGAACGCGCCAAACTTCCCACCGAGCACGACCTAAAGGACGACGCTGAGCAGTTCGTGCTTTTCGGTCGCATCATCGCCAAACGCGGCCCTTTTGTGGTTTTCCGCACGCCACTTGGCGACATGCAAAGCTTGGTACGCAAAGACGAGCTTAGCGAAAACGAGGCCTCGCAGTTTGCCGCTCTCGACCTGGCAGACCACGCCCTGGTGAAGGGGCCCTTGATGCGAACGCGCACTGGCGATGCAGCCATCAAAGCGAAGCATTACCAGCACATCGGCAAAGCCCAGCTGCCACCACCGGCCAAGTGGCATGGCCTGACCGACATTGAAAAGCGATACCGTGAACGCTATGTCGACCTCTTTGCCAACCCAGACGTCGCCACAGTATTTCGAGCACGAAGCCTAATTGTTTCTGCCCTCCGTGAATTTCTAAATGAACGCGAGTTCCTTGAAGTTGAAACACCGCTTTTGCATCCTTTGCGTGGGGGAGCCACAGCGAAACCCTTTCAAACACACCACAACGCCCTCGACTCCAAGCTCTATCTGCGCATCGCACCAGAGCTTTACCTCAAGCGTTTGCTCGTAGGCGGCCTCGAACGCGTGTATGAAATCGGTCGCTCCTTTCGCAATGAAGGGATCAGCACGCGTCACAACCCCGAGTTCACTATGCTCGAGTTCTACATGGCTTATGCTGATTGCGATGACTTGATCGCTTTGTGTGAGGCTATGATTAAGCATGTCGATGCGCATCTGCTGGACAAGTTCCCTCAGTTCAGCGCCGAGCGCAGCGTCGATTTCTCAGAAAACTGGGCTAAAGTAAGCATCCGTCAAAGCATCGCGGACTGCCTAACAAAACTCGATGAACAAGAACTCGGCCCCTGGAGAGAAGCGTTGGGTGCGCAAGGCGTGTTCGATGAAAGCACTGTTAACAACGCGCTTTTGAAAAACACGGCATCACTCGAAAAACGCGCCCAAATCGAGCTTAGTAAATGCAAGAGCTACGGTCAAAATGTCTTTTTCCTCTTTGAGCACCTTGTCGAAGGTCGACTCACGCAACTCTATCGTAACCAAGCAGGGGATAAATCGCTTCCGGTGTTCATCACAGAATACCCGATTGAAGTCTCTCCTCTTGCAAGGCCCAATGATAGCGATCCCCGTTGGGTGGACCGTTTCGAGCTTTTTGTTGAAGGACGAGAACTTGCCAACGCCTTTAGCGAACTGAACGACCCAGACATTCAAGCGGAACGTTTCAAAGCTCAATTGCAAAACCGCAGTGCTGGGGACGAGGAAGCTATGGATTTCGATGCCGATTACATTCGCGCACTTCAGCACGGCATGCCCAACGCGGGAGGTTTTGGACTCGGCGTTGACCGTCTGGTCATGACCCTTTGCTCACAGCACTCCATTCGTGATGTCTTGTTGTTTCCCCTGCTCAAGCCCGAGACTGATGAGCGCGCATGA
- a CDS encoding TIGR02266 family protein: protein MSKNSTNERRRSKRGPIELKMEYQSLNTFFSDYTHNISRGGTFIRTERPLPIGTLFHFILTIPNVEEPLRLKGRVHWRLKPKDCKDGQEPGMGIGFVYDDEVQRQRTIALVETLMTNSLGPLLYDKLVASHLRPPEE, encoded by the coding sequence TTGTCCAAAAACTCAACCAACGAGCGACGACGGTCCAAACGCGGTCCCATTGAACTCAAGATGGAATACCAAAGTCTGAATACTTTTTTTTCAGACTACACGCACAACATCAGTCGTGGCGGTACCTTCATACGCACCGAACGTCCTTTGCCGATTGGGACTCTCTTTCATTTTATACTTACTATTCCTAATGTTGAGGAGCCACTTCGCCTCAAGGGTCGAGTGCATTGGAGACTAAAACCAAAAGACTGCAAAGACGGACAAGAGCCTGGCATGGGAATCGGTTTTGTCTACGATGACGAAGTTCAAAGACAACGCACCATCGCGCTCGTCGAAACGCTCATGACGAATAGTCTCGGCCCATTACTGTATGACAAACTCGTCGCCTCCCACCTCAGGCCTCCCGAGGAATAA